In Corticium candelabrum chromosome 1, ooCorCand1.1, whole genome shotgun sequence, the genomic stretch TTCCAAAAGAAGATGCATCACAGGATACAATCGTGGGAGCTCTTTGCCTAAGATACGCCAGAACGGGAGCTCCTACTACAATTTCTTTTATTTTCATCCAGGCATCTTTTTTGAACTGGTGTCCACTGCCATGCCGCCTCATCTTTCAACAACTGGCGCAAAGGAGCTGATTCCTGCGAATGTCGACGTAGAAACTTCGCCACATGCGCGAGCAAGCCCAACAGACGCCTGACCTTTTCCTTGGATGCTGGCCGTTTCATCTCTGTAATAGAGTGAAGTCTGTCACTGCCGACCGCCACCCCTTTCTGTGTTATGCGTCTGTAGTTTGTAATACTAGATTGGCGGCAGTTGCACTTCTCTGGCTGCAAGCGAAAATTGCAAGCCCTGAGCCACTCCATCACCTGACGTAATCGTTTGCCGTGCTCTTCCTTGCTTGAACCCCAAATCGGTATATCATCGAGAAAGCACGCAACACCACACATCATCTATACGCAACGCCATTTTTCGGATTCTTTACCGGTAGATAGCATTTTCCTATTTGCACGTGGCACCTGTGTCAAGCTGAAATGTCCTAAGTGAATTGCATCCCGTGGTGTCAATGTCAGAGTAATAAGTGATTCATTCACACTACTGTCGTTCTCGTCATCTGTTTCCGCTTCTACATAGTGTAACTTTGTCTGCCTTGGCTGTCTCTTCTTTTGTCTTGATCTGCATATACTAGCAAAGTAATTACGTCCACCGCATGCCACGCATTGTTTCCCAAATGCTGGACAGTACTTAGCACCAAACATATATGGTTCTTACCACAGTAACGGCATTCTTTGTCTGCTTTGTCATGTTGTTTTCAATGCTTTGTCTTATCAGGGAGTGCGGtagcactccctatgtagggatgcgaaaATCTAAAATGGTGCCCCAtgcaaaagtatccaaacgcatccgaaccggatctctcagaactcactagagagatctcggacccacgtagcgctcaacttcaaacgttcctaatggtagccagactatcattGCTGACACTAAGctcctcagaagccagctatcggcaagtaaaaaacccgatatgttctttcacatttcacatttcacatttcacgttTGTCAGCCACagggaatgtgacacaaaacccacttgtgattttgtgtgtgttttcgtGAGGATTTGCGTGGGAAACGAAGCAAACCCATGTGTGGGTTTGTGAAACAAATACCCACATGTGGGTTTTCTAACCCACAGAAACTTCGCAAAAACCCACAAAAAATCCACAAAAAACCCACGTAAAACCATAAGAAACCTACCATAACCCACCATAACCCACCTTGAGgattttgaaaaaattaagaaaaccCATACATAAACCTAGAGGCACCGCCATTTTCATTTCTAATTTAGGGTTGagtttgctatatatatatatatatatatatatatatatatatatagactttTTTATTGAATTCAATCGTCTATAATTATCGGTGAAACCCATGAAAACCCATGGAACCGCCAATGCAAATTGCAACAGTAAGTGGACATGGAACTGATTGTAATCATGTCTGATTATATTTCCAGTTACCCTACCTAATCGCCACATCTTGCAATCTAGATTAGCAAAAATGCACTCTAGAAGTGTAAGTGtctctgctttcttttcacgTTCAGTAGCAGTCCTTGTCAGTTATCTGCTTTCGCACTGATGATTCTTTTGCCCAGGTGATGAATCGCTGATGTGgtttctttcagttgaacCGTCGTAGGACGATCGACCTCTGCATGGTTGAGCATTCACCTGTACTTGAGGATTTTATCGTTTTCTAGTAGAAAGCAGTCGTTGCAACTGCAGtaatacagacaagaagagacaagaggtACTTATTAGTTTGTTTTTCCTGAATCTTATTCAAAAGCCCTAATCCCTGGCAAGCTCCATCCATGTCATAACTTGAAGAAACTACCGACATTGTTTTCGGCTAGCTTAGGCTTCTTCATCGATGGTTTCATCTACGTACAATATCAAAAGGAAAATGTGAAACAGCGTAACTCATTCTACATCTGAAGAGTGACATTCACGGCACGTAGACATCTCTACAAACCACGTCAACTAAGACCCAAGTCGCTGGACTGCGCTGTACATGTTGTAGGTGAAAGCGTAATCCTCTTGCAGACGTCGCGACAGCGAACCGCCAGAACAGACTGCCGGTTGAGTCCAAGTGCCCGCGTATTTGCTATTTGAACAGTGcgtgatggtgattggctacagAAGGCTCCCGTTCAGGTACGCATGATCCAAGCGTGACGCCGATTGGTTCATTTCGATCCTCCTTGATCCTGCTGCTTACGGTCACATCTTGGGAGGCCCAAGGTGGTAGCTGTCTAGTCTCTCTAGACTTGCTAATTGCTACTCTACGATCCActaagtatgaaagtaaacactaTTAGTTTGGTTGGTAGGCGTGACCTTGGATCACGAGTCCACCCAGGGTGGTAGACGACATGCCAACTGaacattgcaacatttctgtctttctctaaCAACTGCATTGGGTTTTGCGTTTATTTCGAAGGTTCCAGTGGGTTTTCGTAATCTGCAGTCGTGCTCTGCTGTCAAGTTGATTTTGTAACAAAACGCTAGCGGAGCTCATTTACTACTACATCACTTTTGATTAGCAGCTTTCCTGACTTTTAGCTACTGTAAACGCATCAGTTCTCTGCTCACGCTGGGTTTCAGATTTCCCAGCTATTGTTATGTGGGTTCTTTCATCATAACCCTAAAAACCCATATTCCTTGTGTTTCCTATAGCCGTAGCCATATCCGCGGTCTATAGAGCTCAAATAAATAGTTCCTTAGACTAGGCGACTACAAACTACAAATGTCTACGAATTCTAGCTATTCTGCCTGTCTCATGCAGCATTACCAGCTGCGCATGTGTCGAATAAAACccatgttgtgtgtttgaacGTTTCATGCTGTGTTTTCTATGGGTTTTACGAACTCGATCTACAGAAACCCATGTATAACACCTGTTGAGTTAGATgggttttgtgtcacattccctgtgagccaggctagcgcctcactcgaagcagctacaacgacgagagccacaccaaacgattcgctcttgtccgaagaattgcactgacccaacagctagaaatgtgcaaagtcaccttgtatcagtcaactgctgccatgcaattccacgtactgcttcccacaacgccatgttgttccggtcacgtgtgtacatgtgactaccgtttggaagcctagctgctacttccacctgctgctacatactgcttacagttgcgtgtagttgaacatgtacagtaccactatcttcaacggcgcggcgtcctgtctgactctctgtgcatgtaagcgtgtatctcttccgtGCAACCCTATAGGTAATGgaagttgtttatagatgcaatcagtgttattacgtacatccgtcagctgctacgtacttccgtgtatgctgagcgtaacgtgggagttgtctagagatgcaatcaaagattgaatcccggccgagctgcacacgtttaaACACTagactgtcatttccatttcaaactacacaagtccaaaaacattttgagaaaatgatgagtatgtagggatgggtatgtacttatgtcatttatgcccatttCCTACATCACACTAGATaaggtcacttgaaaagagatgccgtagctaaactggaatgtgcagcgtctaattacagcctggaaTTCGTGGCCTAGAGTGGGAGGGGAGCGGCacagagagtgcaacctccacgtggtctctCCTGGGGTTTTGAGCATGAAAGTActctcacatgttcaaaatgttaGGCACTCGGTTTACTAAAACTGCCATTTCCATCTTCggggcatatatatatatatatatatatatatatatatatatatatatatatatatatatcagtggacatatatatatatatatatatatatatatatatatatatatatatatatatatatatatatatatacacacacactcacgtgCTCGCGTAATATACTTTTAACATagctaaaaatatatgaaacaagtccaaaaacattttgagaaaatgatgggtatgtagggatgggtatgtacttatgtcatttatgcccatctcccgcatcacaatctttttacctatatcgcttgcagcagttgtgaatgtgatgtaggagatgggcataaatgacataagtacatacccatccctacatacccatcattttctcaaaatgtttttggacttgcgTTTCATTGGGTTGGGTCGCATTTTGCCCTGGATACCGTGTACACTGTCTCGGACTGCCATCGCTTTCATTTGTGTCGCTGTGGACTCACTTGCTCTGCACATATCTACTGTCTCACTCAATATGTTAGTTTCTTCTGAAGAAGAAGCTGCTATCTGACTGTGTTGTCTCGTATGCCAACTACTACTCTATCTCTCAGTATGTCATCGTGCATTGGACCGTACTGGCACGTTTTCACTAGCTCGATCCTTTAGGGCAGTAAGATATTGATCGAACGTCTCACCTTCCGCTTGTGCACGCTGATTGAGCATGAACCTCTCGTAGATAATATTCGTTTCACCCAAACAGTGATTCTCCATTAGTCGTAGAACAATGTCCGTGTTTGCCTTGTCCTTCTCTTTCTCGAATGGAAGTGCACTGTAGATCCTCAAGGCTTGCTGTCCGACACATATGTGATGAATGTTGCAATACAAACTTGTGCAGGCTGTTGTTTCAGATTGGAAAGTACTTCATACGATTCCCACAGTTGTTTCCACTCTCTCCACGCCTGTCCCACATTTCCAGTAAGGCATAACGGTCTGGGATGTGGTATTCTTCCAAATATTTGCATTGGTTGATACTGCTGATCGATACCCAGTGGTGCATCCACAGGCTCGTGAGATTACTCTTCAACGACGACTTCGTGACGTTCGTCTTGTCTCTGGTCCTCTGACATCGGTGCATATATGAATCAAGCGTTTCGACTATCGACCAtttctgacaccatgtaatgTGTGCACTTATGAGAGAATGTACTGTCTTGCAATGTCCCTAGTCTTATATCCTACTTGTAACCTTACACGCACTACTACAACACATTatctagcctcgaatttccagaccagagagcgcgcgaactctagtctggaccaagtggATACTAAAacgatttcggaagtatttatcaatagcgatgctaaatggcaGTCTAAcggcgtaggatcgttttacctagatcaacatatcattggtaaatgccatgagatctcaaaaacaaagaagagacgtctgccgtgtttccggtgatatcttggtggacggcatgaaaccacgacacattgattctttggcagaccgctagctagtctaaccgctcgactggcgagactaccgctcgaccagttgtcagaggtgatggtctagcgacgctgctgtgcatgtctagtcaccgcaagcttgaaaatatcgaagaactgaagctgaaactaaaactaagatgtgtgcgtgcaccagagtcttcatcacggctctggcgtgcacttagctgcacacgcgcgcaatcagcgttagtgcacttagcataaccaattactgctaaaccaatcagaatttacaaccggcAGTCCGGCTATGAGAAGCCGATTGGCTCAGAAGGCTAttttcgaaatcattttagtacaccgacttggtccagactagagttctcgcACTTCGCGCGCAGTCTGGTTtgaaagttcgaggctaacaTTATCTCCTATACATACCCCGTATGtctattgtttactatttgctACACCTGATTGGTATGACGCAACACCGATCCatgtttcttctctttgcGATGGTACTTTGCGTATTGTGCTTTTCTTCGTACAGTCTCGTATCGACATACTATCCGCAGCACATCAAAAAAGCGCCTTACAATCAGAAGCGACCGTCAGAGTTTACAGGATATGTGGTATCCGCATTCTCGCCGACCTACGTGCTCGCGTCTATGTTTACCGGATATTTGTCACTAAAGTCCTACGGTGGTAAGTTCTGTTTAGTAACCGGACTGTTTCTAGCTGGAGGATCGTGGCTACTGTTTGGAGTATTGCAATATGTGACCGAGTGGAGATACTTCTTGGCTTTGTCTGTTCTTCTGAGAATGAGTGTTGGTGTAGGCGTGGCTTCAGTAGATGTCTCCTCTTTCTCacttgtgatgtcttcctATCCGGACAAAGTTGGATTTGTGTCATCACTAATGGCAGTGACATGGTCTATGGGTAATATTCTTGGGCCACCTATGGGAGGCATTTTATATAACTGGAAGGGATTTATGATGCCAGCAGGCACACTAGGAATGTTTCTCTTACTGCTTGCATTTATTGCTGTGTTTGTGCCAACCGTCAATAGCTTGGAGCCATCCTACACCTCGCATGAAGATTCTATTTCCACAAAACAGTTTATTGGACTTGCTTGCAAATTGTGGACAATACTAACAATTGCTTCAGGCTATATGATATTGATCTGTATTTCGTTTCCACAAGCAACTTTGTCTGCTTTCTTGCACAGCAAGTTTAATTTTTTGCCCGGAAAAGTGGGACTTGTTTTCCTGGCGAGTGGAGTTGCTAATACTTTAGTAGCACCTGTGGTAGGCAAACTATGTGATATGATGCATCCTAGATGGTTTGTACCGAGTGGAATTATAACTGCTGGTGCTGGTGGATTCTTTCTCATGTCGTTTGGACACTCCATTGCCTTACAGGTTCTTGCACAAGTGTTCATAGGAATTGGGAGTGCATTGACACTTGGTTCTTGCTACACAGATCTGTTGAATGAGTTCTGTAGAAAGTTACAAGTAGACAAACTTGATGAAACTACAATTGGAAAAGTATACTCTGCTTTTAGGATTTTTTCCAGTCTTGGTGAAATTACTGGTTCAGCTTTAGGTGGAGTGTTTGTAGATTCTCTAGGTTTTGGCAAGGCTACCCTAATGTGGGGCAGTATTGAAGCATTATTTGGAGTTGTGTACTTGTTGTTATTTGCAATTTCAAGAATACTACACATTTAATTGTAGATCTGTGTAGCAGTCTTGCTACACAGAATCTGAGATCCGTGCAAGAAATGATTCGACACTGCCACTCACGTGAGTGTGGGGAGGAGGCTAGGTGTGAGTTactcttaattaaatgttactgttgttgttagtACTGTACGTATTATCGTACAGGTATATCTCCAAAATACACGTAAACAGGCACAAAATATCAACCTCTGACTGGTTAATCCTAGGCGCATGCGCAACGGTTTCTACCAGAAATGGCAACGGAATCGACAGAAACaaccatgtaaacaactttggaatgcACAGCGTCcgtttattgttgttgctcGTGTGATCTACATATGGTTGTTGAGACGCGCATGCGGTAGCCTACGGTATACCGACGGCCGGATATGGCCGGGTTGCTAGACGGATGTGGGCGGCATTATCTACTCCGCTTAGAATACaccaacccacgcttccggCTGGATGTCTGTTTCTAGCTAGCGTGCCGATCGACACAACGCCGGTCTCGAGTTCGGCCGTCCAAGACGAACGGTCGCCTCCGACGGTCAGAAACGAGACTTGGGCGTTCTGCGGAGGAGTTTTTTTTTGTTCAAATTAGctgagtatgcggatgtgcgGATGTGAGgtgcgctcgccagccactgtacgccacCTCTAATTCCTAAGATCcgcccgctgcagtcagaggtTTTTTAACCTAATTAAGCGTCTCACGGGGTCGcttgtgcgcgtgcgtgcgtccgtccgtgtgtaaCGGAACTTTGCGGAAATGGCGTCATTCTTCAGGAACCGATCATGATGTTGTTAGATAGGATGCTAGAAAGACAACGACAAAAGAAAATGCGTAGATTGCAAgatgcatgcatacagactAGGacgcgtgtattgtaaacGCGCAAAAGCTAAATTGCTCCGACCATAGGGCGGGGTAGGATAGGTCTAGAcataaaggagagctgtgtgtgtgtgtgtgtgtgtgtgtgtgtgtgtgtgtgtgtgtgtgtgtgtgtgtgtgtgtgtgtgtgtgtgtgtgtgtgtgtgtgtgtgtgtgtgtgtgtgtgtgtgtgtgtgtgtgtgtgtgtgtgtgtgtgtgtgtgtgtgtgtgtgtgtggcttgCTATCTAGGAGAGGATCTCCaggacggcgagtccgatcaccgccgaatttggctcgcgcacgccaaATCCGTAGAGgtcgaaagtgaagctgtGGTTGTTTTCCGTACTTCTCCCGTGACGACGCGATTTGCAGCCCGTTTCCGTGCGCGCACGAATATCTCCGCAACGGCGTGTCGGATCTgcaccgaatttaaactgcccggttccgacgtcggacggtaagcgcggagcgtgtcgtttattacgggcgacgtcgggaaagggaagatatttttgcgggtcttgaaaaaacgCCACAGTCTTTGCCCGTCTACgcccgtcgaagagctgccgcattcgatacacctgttccccgcaACGCCCACAACGCCTTCAAagtgacgacgttcagcgggattgtcgaaatggcgagtgTCATACGC encodes the following:
- the LOC134188622 gene encoding MFS-type transporter SLC18B1-like isoform X2, with amino-acid sequence MSIVYYLLHLIGMTQHRSMFLLFAMVLCVLCFSSYSLVSTYYPQHIKKAPYNQKRPSEFTGYVVSAFSPTYVLASMFTGYLSLKSYGGKFCLVTGLFLAGGSWLLFGVLQYVTEWRYFLALSVLLRMSVGVGVASVDVSSFSLVMSSYPDKVGFVSSLMAVTWSMGNILGPPMGGILYNWKGFMMPAGTLGMFLLLLAFIAVFVPTVNSLEPSYTSHEDSISTKQFIGLACKLWTILTIASGYMILICISFPQATLSAFLHSKFNFLPGKVGLVFLASGVANTLVAPVVGKLCDMMHPRWFVPSGIITAGAGGFFLMSFGHSIALQIC
- the LOC134188622 gene encoding MFS-type transporter SLC18B1-like isoform X1, whose protein sequence is MFTGYLSLKSYGGKFCLVTGLFLAGGSWLLFGVLQYVTEWRYFLALSVLLRMSVGVGVASVDVSSFSLVMSSYPDKVGFVSSLMAVTWSMGNILGPPMGGILYNWKGFMMPAGTLGMFLLLLAFIAVFVPTVNSLEPSYTSHEDSISTKQFIGLACKLWTILTIASGYMILICISFPQATLSAFLHSKFNFLPGKVGLVFLASGVANTLVAPVVGKLCDMMHPRWFVPSGIITAGAGGFFLMSFGHSIALQVLAQVFIGIGSALTLGSCYTDLLNEFCRKLQVDKLDETTIGKVYSAFRIFSSLGEITGSALGGVFVDSLGFGKATLMWGSIEALFGVVYLLLFAISRILHI